A single region of the Granulicella aggregans genome encodes:
- a CDS encoding transposase → MAHTQLAASPGHPFYERLNAVLDTEGFDRFVEDRCAKFYAAQFGRPSLTPGIYFRSLLIGYFEGIGAERGIAWRMADSLALRRFVGIALDEYTPDHSTISRTRRRIDLETHAAVFGWVLEVLARRGLIEGKRVAVDATTLEANAAMRSIVGRDTGASYEEFLTALARASGIATPTREDLTRLDRKRRKRTSNKEWKSPVDEDARIAKMKDGRTHLAHKAEHAVDLDTGAVVAVTLQAADKGDTATLDETLIEAGSAVAELAARQSEMPSEAAKVNLNGIEELVTDKGYLSGAVLTRVKSYGLRSYIPEKRQKGKRRWRGKAEEQRATYDNRRRVRGSYGKSLLKRRGELVERSFAHCYETGGMRRCHLRGRENILKRQLAHVSAFNLSLVMRKLLGAGTPRELRNRAVHFILRLFVWLTCQNRHHRAVQLQMAPLAQ, encoded by the coding sequence GTGGCGCACACGCAGTTGGCGGCCTCTCCAGGGCATCCTTTTTATGAGCGTCTCAATGCTGTGCTGGACACGGAGGGCTTCGACCGGTTTGTCGAAGACCGTTGCGCGAAGTTCTACGCGGCGCAGTTCGGCCGTCCGTCGCTGACCCCTGGGATCTACTTCCGGTCTTTGTTGATCGGGTATTTCGAAGGCATCGGGGCGGAGCGCGGGATCGCCTGGCGGATGGCCGATTCGCTCGCGCTGCGGCGCTTCGTCGGCATCGCGCTCGACGAATACACGCCGGACCATTCGACGATTTCGCGCACGCGGCGGCGGATCGATCTGGAGACGCATGCGGCCGTGTTCGGCTGGGTGCTGGAGGTGCTGGCGCGGCGCGGGCTGATCGAGGGCAAGCGCGTGGCCGTCGACGCGACGACGCTCGAGGCCAACGCGGCGATGCGTTCGATCGTGGGGCGCGACACGGGCGCGAGTTACGAGGAGTTTCTGACCGCACTGGCCAGGGCGTCGGGCATCGCAACGCCAACGCGCGAAGACCTGACACGGCTGGACCGCAAGCGCAGGAAGCGCACCTCGAACAAGGAGTGGAAGAGCCCGGTCGACGAGGATGCGCGGATTGCGAAGATGAAGGACGGGCGAACGCACCTGGCCCACAAGGCCGAGCACGCCGTCGATCTGGACACCGGCGCGGTGGTTGCGGTGACCCTGCAGGCCGCCGACAAGGGCGACACGGCCACGCTGGACGAGACGTTGATCGAGGCCGGCTCGGCGGTGGCCGAGCTGGCGGCGCGTCAGTCGGAGATGCCTTCAGAAGCTGCGAAGGTCAACCTCAACGGCATCGAAGAACTGGTCACGGACAAGGGCTATCTGAGCGGAGCGGTCCTGACGCGGGTGAAGAGCTACGGGCTGCGCAGCTACATTCCGGAGAAGCGGCAGAAGGGCAAGCGGCGCTGGCGGGGCAAGGCCGAGGAGCAGCGGGCGACTTACGACAATCGGCGGCGGGTGCGGGGCAGCTACGGCAAGAGCCTGCTCAAGCGGCGCGGCGAACTGGTCGAGCGCAGCTTCGCCCACTGCTACGAAACCGGCGGGATGCGCCGCTGCCACCTGCGGGGACGCGAGAACATCCTCAAGCGCCAGTTGGCCCATGTCAGCGCCTTCAACCTGAGCCTGGTGATGCGGAAACTGCTCGGCGCGGGCACTCCGCGAGAGCTGAGGAACCGCGCCGTACACTTCATTTTGCGCCTCTTCGTGTGGCTCACCTGCCAGAATCGGCACCACCGCGCAGTCCAACTCCAAATGGCCCCACTTGCCCAGTAA
- a CDS encoding IS91 family transposase gives MGKIAELLIVDELGFVPLPYVHVVFTVPEQLAPPALRNQRRFYNLLFRAASETLLEIAADPHHLGARIGVLSVLHTCSQDLGLHLHLHCLVPAGGLALDRSRWVASRRNFFLPVRVLSRMFRGKLLTFLRQSYRCRFSFTYITVSLVPKDLRYS, from the coding sequence ATGGGAAAAATAGCCGAACTACTGATCGTCGACGAGCTAGGCTTCGTGCCCCTGCCCTATGTCCATGTGGTCTTCACCGTGCCCGAGCAACTGGCGCCGCCGGCACTCCGCAACCAGCGTCGGTTCTACAACCTGCTGTTTCGGGCCGCTTCCGAGACCCTGCTGGAGATCGCGGCCGATCCACACCATCTCGGTGCACGCATCGGCGTACTCTCCGTGTTGCACACCTGTTCGCAGGACCTCGGACTTCATCTCCACCTTCACTGTCTCGTCCCCGCCGGTGGACTGGCGCTTGATCGCTCCCGATGGGTCGCGTCAAGACGTAACTTCTTTCTACCGGTTCGCGTGCTCAGCCGGATGTTCCGCGGCAAGCTGCTCACCTTCCTCAGGCAGAGCTATCGATGTCGTTTTTCCTTTACCTATATAACGGTTTCGTTGGTTCCAAAGGACTTACGCTATTCCTAA
- a CDS encoding M20/M25/M40 family metallo-hydrolase, which produces MSNARNSLLALVVATSSAAAGFAQTAEAAAAAKAYTAPRHAELTKQYEAFLSMPNVALDPAGLRQNAEYLEAQLRSVGAETKLLTAAGLAGVPPVVWGELKIPGATRTIVFYAHYDGQPVTPSEWESGKPFTPVMKMLDGEERVYARGAGDDKAAIFAQLTALRALQAAGVKLSANVRFIWEGEEEAGSAHLEQILMANRELIRGDIWLVCDGPVDQTRAQSLAFGARGDAHVQITVYGPNHALHSGLYGNWAPNPAMMLVELLAGMKDANGRVLIPHFYDGIQPLGPVEKKALADAPVNDEMLRREFALGHMDGGGRHLLELLNEPSLNINGISSGQTGARSPNAIPVSATVNLDMRLVVGTEGKVEQQRVVDYVKSQGYFVTYAEPTREELLGHAKVAQVKLDGVEEASRTPMDLPVAAEVIAAVKSARGRVVLLPTMGGTVPLDAMERAAETKMIMVPIANHDDNQHAANENLRMQNLWDGAETMAALMAMN; this is translated from the coding sequence ATGTCCAATGCAAGAAACTCTTTACTTGCCCTTGTGGTTGCCACGTCGTCGGCTGCTGCTGGTTTTGCCCAAACCGCCGAGGCTGCTGCCGCCGCCAAGGCTTATACCGCGCCGCGTCATGCGGAGCTGACGAAGCAGTATGAGGCGTTCCTATCGATGCCGAATGTGGCGCTGGATCCGGCGGGGCTGCGGCAGAATGCGGAGTATCTGGAGGCGCAGTTGCGGAGTGTTGGAGCGGAGACGAAGCTGCTGACCGCTGCGGGGCTGGCGGGGGTTCCACCGGTGGTATGGGGCGAGTTGAAGATTCCGGGGGCGACGCGGACGATCGTGTTTTATGCGCACTATGACGGGCAGCCGGTGACGCCTTCGGAGTGGGAGTCGGGCAAGCCGTTTACGCCGGTGATGAAGATGTTGGATGGAGAAGAGCGGGTGTATGCGCGCGGGGCGGGGGATGACAAAGCGGCAATCTTCGCGCAGCTGACCGCGCTGCGGGCGTTGCAGGCTGCGGGGGTGAAGCTGTCGGCGAATGTGCGGTTTATCTGGGAGGGTGAGGAGGAGGCCGGGTCGGCGCACCTGGAGCAGATTTTAATGGCCAACCGCGAGCTGATTCGGGGCGACATCTGGCTGGTCTGCGATGGGCCGGTGGACCAGACGCGGGCGCAGTCGCTGGCGTTTGGCGCGCGTGGGGACGCGCATGTGCAGATCACGGTCTATGGGCCGAACCATGCGCTGCACAGCGGGCTCTATGGCAACTGGGCACCGAACCCGGCGATGATGCTGGTGGAGCTGCTGGCGGGGATGAAGGATGCGAATGGACGGGTGCTGATTCCGCATTTCTACGACGGCATTCAGCCGCTGGGGCCGGTGGAGAAGAAGGCGCTGGCAGACGCTCCGGTAAACGACGAGATGCTGCGCAGGGAGTTCGCGCTGGGGCACATGGACGGCGGCGGGCGGCATCTGCTGGAGCTGCTGAACGAGCCTTCGCTGAACATCAACGGGATCTCGTCGGGGCAGACCGGGGCGCGGTCGCCGAATGCGATTCCGGTGTCCGCGACGGTGAACCTGGACATGCGGCTGGTAGTGGGGACCGAAGGCAAGGTGGAGCAGCAGCGGGTGGTGGATTACGTGAAGTCGCAGGGCTATTTTGTGACGTATGCGGAGCCGACGCGCGAGGAGCTGCTGGGTCATGCGAAGGTGGCGCAGGTGAAGCTGGATGGGGTGGAGGAGGCATCGCGCACGCCGATGGACCTTCCCGTGGCGGCGGAGGTGATTGCGGCCGTAAAGAGCGCGCGGGGCAGGGTGGTGCTGCTGCCGACGATGGGCGGGACCGTGCCGCTGGACGCGATGGAGCGGGCGGCGGAGACGAAGATGATCATGGTGCCGATCGCCAACCACGACGACAATCAACATGCGGCGAATGAGAATCTGCGGATGCAGAATCTTTGGGATGGGGCGGAGACGATGGCGGCATTGATGGCGATGAACTAG
- the mobF gene encoding MobF family relaxase, with amino-acid sequence MLTISKPISSGQAQTYHAKEFTSAEQNYWKQGDTILGEWQGQLAKKYGLTGAIDAQHFARLSEGQNPHTAEQLVQHRKGQEYTTADGTTVKPVEHRAGWDATFSAPKSVSLTALVGGDDRVREAHRQAVTIALTELERYTQARIGGNNPAETTGKFIVAKFEHDTARPVDGYAAPQLHTHAVIFNMTERPDGSTRALQPQAYFDSQQFATAVYQSEFTYRLRNLGYEIEAGKSGAPDVKGYTAEYLEASSPRRQQIEEAIARSGFSGPEAAEIAAHNTRDRKEIHTPSEVIAAHRQIAAEFGNQADHVVAAARERAEGLAQNRVPDAPQRAQEAVSFAKDRSFEREAVTDERDIMRDALRRGMGDLTYDQVRSNFDQRHGSGEFQTVNGEKHETGRQFTTRETIAAELATVGHMKRGQNAVEPVLPQERAAAHADTSELLNPAQRRAIEEVLSSHDRVHGLQGLAGSGKTSTLSAIREGAERNGYAVEGFAPTSRATAQLRDAGISADTLQGFLARGGEEQTKGDPDRRHLYMVDESSLASTRQMQSFMEKIKPQDRVLLVGDTRQHQGVDAGKPFEQMQQAGMQTSQLDQIMRQKDPELLRVVEHFAKNETATGVGLLQQQGRVTEIPDNAQRIEAIAKDYAAKPENTLVVSPDNASRRDINDAIRNELKGSGIVAKDDHRMDVLTQRSELTSVDREWVANYQQGDILFYSRGSKEHGIEPRTYATVASIDAAANRITVATEDGKQVTYDPERLSGITAYREISRDFAQGDRIQFTSTNRELGVSNRDLGTIDRIDGKQIDVKMDGEKERTVSFDSAKMRHFDHGYTVTSHSSQGLTTDRVLVNMDTTVHPELINTRFAYVSVSRASQDARIYTNDAGTLGERLSTDVTKTSAIELQRAPVEPTANQHVQEPPMTNSREHPQDDLRREPSTEAMVSLPEIIHHEAEVDARHYAPIEAALPKETEGYEWKRETGDIESYKHDQTGGWLHIDPQSNFYDREAQPITRENALEHAGHEPSHAVPDSLNVQPSSSDQGNDQGIGL; translated from the coding sequence ATGCTCACCATTTCCAAGCCAATCAGCTCGGGTCAGGCGCAGACCTACCACGCCAAAGAGTTCACGTCTGCCGAGCAGAACTATTGGAAGCAGGGCGATACGATTCTCGGAGAATGGCAGGGGCAGTTGGCCAAGAAGTATGGCCTCACCGGAGCCATTGACGCGCAGCACTTCGCGCGTTTGAGTGAGGGTCAAAATCCCCATACTGCCGAGCAGTTGGTCCAACATCGCAAGGGCCAGGAGTACACCACAGCCGACGGAACCACCGTCAAACCGGTAGAGCATCGGGCCGGGTGGGACGCGACGTTCTCCGCCCCCAAGTCCGTTTCGCTGACCGCTTTGGTGGGAGGCGATGATCGTGTCCGCGAAGCCCACCGGCAAGCGGTGACTATCGCGCTCACCGAGTTAGAGCGGTACACCCAAGCCCGGATCGGTGGCAATAATCCCGCCGAAACCACCGGCAAATTCATCGTTGCCAAGTTCGAGCATGACACCGCCCGCCCGGTTGATGGCTACGCCGCACCCCAGCTCCATACCCACGCCGTCATCTTCAATATGACCGAGCGGCCCGACGGTTCGACTCGCGCACTTCAGCCGCAAGCTTACTTCGATAGTCAGCAGTTTGCGACCGCCGTCTACCAGTCGGAGTTTACCTACCGGCTCCGCAATCTCGGTTACGAGATCGAGGCTGGCAAGAGCGGCGCTCCCGACGTGAAGGGCTACACCGCCGAGTATCTTGAAGCCTCCAGCCCACGCCGACAGCAGATCGAGGAGGCCATCGCACGGAGCGGCTTCAGCGGGCCGGAGGCAGCGGAGATTGCGGCTCACAACACCCGCGACCGGAAAGAGATTCACACTCCGTCCGAGGTGATCGCCGCTCATCGCCAGATTGCGGCCGAGTTTGGCAACCAGGCGGATCATGTGGTCGCAGCAGCTAGAGAAAGGGCGGAGGGGCTGGCACAGAACCGGGTACCGGATGCGCCCCAAAGGGCGCAGGAAGCTGTCAGCTTTGCCAAGGATCGTAGCTTCGAGCGGGAGGCCGTCACCGACGAACGGGACATCATGCGCGACGCCTTGCGGCGCGGCATGGGCGACCTTACCTATGACCAGGTGCGGTCGAACTTCGATCAAAGGCACGGCAGCGGTGAATTCCAAACGGTGAACGGCGAGAAGCATGAGACAGGTCGGCAGTTCACCACACGCGAAACCATCGCGGCAGAACTTGCAACGGTCGGACACATGAAACGCGGCCAGAATGCCGTCGAGCCGGTGCTGCCCCAGGAGCGGGCTGCGGCCCACGCCGACACCAGCGAACTTCTCAACCCGGCGCAGCGGAGAGCCATTGAGGAGGTGCTGTCGTCCCATGACCGCGTCCACGGTTTGCAGGGACTCGCGGGCTCAGGTAAGACCAGTACGCTGTCCGCCATCCGTGAAGGCGCGGAGCGGAACGGTTATGCGGTCGAAGGCTTTGCACCGACCAGTCGAGCCACAGCCCAGCTACGAGACGCCGGGATTTCGGCGGACACCTTGCAAGGTTTCCTTGCTCGCGGCGGCGAGGAGCAGACGAAGGGCGACCCCGACCGCAGACACCTTTATATGGTCGATGAATCCAGCCTCGCCAGCACCCGGCAGATGCAGAGCTTCATGGAAAAGATAAAGCCGCAGGACAGGGTTTTGCTCGTGGGAGACACCCGCCAGCATCAGGGCGTAGACGCTGGCAAGCCGTTCGAGCAGATGCAACAGGCCGGGATGCAGACCTCGCAGCTTGACCAGATCATGCGCCAGAAGGACCCGGAGTTGCTTCGCGTCGTCGAACACTTTGCCAAGAACGAAACGGCGACGGGCGTTGGATTATTGCAGCAGCAAGGGCGCGTGACCGAGATCCCCGACAATGCCCAGCGTATCGAGGCCATCGCCAAGGACTATGCAGCCAAGCCGGAGAACACGCTTGTCGTATCGCCGGATAACGCCAGTCGCCGCGACATCAACGATGCCATTCGGAATGAGTTGAAAGGCTCCGGTATTGTCGCGAAAGACGACCACCGTATGGACGTGTTGACGCAGCGATCGGAGCTTACCAGTGTCGATAGAGAATGGGTGGCAAACTACCAACAGGGCGACATTTTGTTCTATTCGCGGGGCAGCAAGGAGCATGGGATCGAGCCGCGCACCTATGCGACCGTCGCTTCCATTGATGCCGCAGCCAATCGGATCACCGTCGCCACGGAGGACGGGAAGCAAGTCACCTACGACCCGGAACGCTTGAGTGGCATTACGGCGTACCGCGAGATCAGCCGGGACTTTGCCCAGGGCGACCGCATCCAGTTCACGTCTACGAATCGCGAGTTGGGAGTCTCCAACCGTGACCTCGGAACCATCGACCGTATCGACGGCAAGCAGATCGACGTGAAGATGGACGGCGAGAAAGAGCGCACCGTCAGCTTCGATTCCGCCAAGATGCGGCACTTCGACCACGGCTACACCGTGACCTCGCACAGTTCACAGGGACTCACCACAGACCGGGTATTGGTGAACATGGATACGACTGTTCACCCGGAACTCATCAACACACGCTTTGCTTATGTCTCCGTTTCCCGCGCGTCACAGGACGCGCGGATTTATACCAACGACGCCGGAACTCTTGGCGAACGCCTTAGTACCGACGTGACCAAGACCTCAGCGATAGAGCTTCAAAGAGCGCCGGTCGAACCGACCGCCAACCAGCACGTTCAGGAGCCACCGATGACCAACAGCAGAGAGCACCCGCAGGATGACCTACGCCGTGAACCATCTACCGAGGCGATGGTTTCGCTCCCCGAGATCATCCATCACGAAGCCGAAGTTGATGCTCGGCACTATGCGCCCATCGAAGCAGCTTTGCCCAAGGAAACGGAAGGGTACGAATGGAAGCGGGAGACAGGCGACATCGAAAGCTACAAGCACGATCAGACAGGAGGCTGGTTGCATATTGACCCACAGAGCAATTTCTACGACCGCGAAGCCCAGCCAATTACCCGAGAGAATGCCCTTGAGCACGCAGGACACGAGCCATCCCATGCGGTACCAGACAGCCTCAACGTGCAGCCCAGTAGCAGCGATCAGGGCAACGACCAGGGGATCGGTCTGTAA
- a CDS encoding RHS repeat-associated core domain-containing protein, producing the protein MTFALNDWLGTKRVSITPAGVVYGTFASLPYGDGLTSTGTDSSAVHFTGKERDAESGLDDFGARYYGSNMGRWMSPDWSAKTEPVPYANLGDPQSLNLYAYVRGNPVGRADLDGHIEDMGDFFDTLDNAAWNSGAKNLSDQNAALAAKEFARGQAAAQAEDEAISSGDEKKAKKIVETTWGDTRAVKQWYSLAKKDRDTLYDPASWSSGNVDLDFIKARYNFEFAKAAQSLFTFAEDFISTATSATGDPETVLGRLTNLGISEAKYGTDLAKGGYKASFSQQVREAEQAYISAAATHSYGVEKGWWPADQ; encoded by the coding sequence ATGACGTTCGCTCTCAACGATTGGCTAGGCACAAAGCGCGTCTCGATTACGCCTGCCGGGGTCGTATACGGAACGTTTGCAAGCCTTCCGTATGGGGACGGTTTGACTTCGACAGGGACCGATTCGTCAGCCGTTCACTTCACCGGCAAAGAACGGGATGCAGAGTCAGGATTGGATGATTTCGGGGCCAGGTATTACGGTAGCAATATGGGCCGATGGATGTCGCCTGATTGGAGTGCAAAGACAGAACCCGTACCATACGCGAATCTTGGTGATCCTCAGAGCTTGAACCTCTACGCATACGTGAGAGGCAATCCGGTAGGCAGGGCGGATCTTGATGGCCATATCGAGGATATGGGGGATTTCTTTGACACCCTTGATAACGCGGCGTGGAACAGTGGGGCAAAGAATCTTAGTGATCAGAATGCAGCATTAGCAGCGAAGGAGTTTGCAAGGGGGCAAGCGGCTGCGCAAGCCGAGGATGAAGCCATATCAAGCGGCGATGAGAAAAAAGCCAAAAAAATCGTTGAGACGACTTGGGGCGACACGAGAGCAGTAAAACAATGGTACAGTCTTGCAAAGAAAGATCGCGATACGCTTTACGATCCAGCCTCCTGGAGTAGCGGAAACGTAGACCTAGATTTTATTAAGGCCCGATATAATTTCGAATTTGCAAAAGCTGCACAGAGCCTGTTTACATTTGCCGAAGATTTTATATCTACTGCCACGAGTGCCACTGGCGATCCGGAAACTGTTCTAGGAAGACTAACTAACCTAGGTATCTCGGAAGCAAAGTATGGTACGGATCTTGCTAAAGGTGGTTATAAAGCTTCATTTTCGCAGCAGGTGCGCGAAGCGGAGCAGGCTTACATAAGCGCAGCTGCGACGCACTCATATGGAGTTGAAAAGGGATGGTGGCCAGCTGATCAGTAG
- a CDS encoding type IV secretion system DNA-binding domain-containing protein → MASQQWGRKETIIFPPHSPIYTYGAVFLAFVMTGCFLYVRFTYGQTPLQQFYTPIYARAAAGAAMSKKDKYQLLYVGDGTKMGQLAVEADVQQGTSPAPGGKHIPLALSGKAVARGLRALYRGPEQQYLDKRLHEYLKTSVFQGDQLWDIYKLPLLFGLLSLLAQLPLSIRKDIKRRKQMKYGRLLKGPVLLTPKEFNETVQGDGIGFKTTEAKQMMRIPLRAEAQHIELMGDTGAGKTSLIMQILRQIQDRDEMAIVYDPACEFIQRFYDADRGDIVLNPLDARCPYWGPSEELRRKAEAKAIAASLYQPTSDKKGEFFTETPQKIFAHLLTFGPTPTQLVAWLSNPDEIDKRVLGTEMQAMIAKGAQQQRNGVLASLGLVADSLRMLPTKEQSTTTWSATEWSETRKGWIFITSSATEREALRPLHSLWIDLLVLRLLTAPQGTQKPVWFVLDELASLQRLPQLHTAITENRKSQNPLVLGFQGKAQLEVIYGHLAEVMLSQPATKIFLKTTEPKAAEWVSNAIGKIEIERMKETHFDGTRSGKNFTLDRQVEPLVMDSEISGLENRHAFLKLGNHVARFHFEYMDLPQRTRGFVARDMEDDALGFDPLTLVPKALPARELTVDLEAEVPKVKQVVSPKVDDAAVPVVDEPTEEEPAEAGTVPDAPVDFSEVESDEGLQAAFDFVGH, encoded by the coding sequence ATGGCAAGTCAACAGTGGGGACGAAAAGAAACGATCATCTTTCCGCCGCATTCTCCGATCTATACCTACGGTGCGGTGTTCCTTGCATTCGTGATGACCGGCTGCTTTCTGTATGTTCGCTTTACCTACGGTCAGACGCCTTTGCAGCAGTTCTACACACCGATCTACGCGCGAGCGGCAGCGGGGGCGGCCATGAGCAAGAAGGACAAGTACCAACTGCTTTACGTTGGCGACGGCACCAAGATGGGTCAACTCGCCGTCGAAGCCGATGTCCAGCAAGGTACAAGTCCCGCCCCCGGTGGCAAGCATATTCCGCTTGCGCTTTCGGGTAAGGCGGTAGCGCGTGGACTCCGCGCGCTCTATCGCGGGCCAGAGCAACAGTACCTCGACAAGCGCTTGCACGAGTACCTGAAGACGAGCGTCTTCCAAGGCGACCAGCTCTGGGATATCTATAAACTTCCGCTCCTATTTGGGCTCCTTTCATTGCTTGCCCAGCTCCCGCTTTCCATACGGAAGGACATCAAGCGCCGGAAGCAAATGAAGTACGGTCGTCTCTTGAAAGGGCCGGTGCTGCTGACTCCCAAAGAGTTCAACGAGACGGTCCAGGGCGACGGGATTGGCTTCAAGACCACCGAAGCCAAGCAGATGATGAGGATACCGCTAAGGGCCGAGGCGCAGCACATCGAACTCATGGGCGACACCGGGGCCGGGAAGACCAGCCTCATTATGCAGATACTCAGGCAGATTCAAGACCGGGACGAAATGGCTATCGTTTACGACCCGGCCTGCGAGTTTATTCAGAGGTTCTACGACGCCGACCGTGGGGATATTGTGCTCAATCCTCTGGATGCCCGCTGCCCCTACTGGGGGCCGTCCGAGGAGCTTCGTCGGAAGGCGGAAGCCAAGGCGATTGCAGCCTCGCTCTACCAGCCGACCAGCGACAAGAAGGGTGAGTTCTTCACCGAGACACCTCAGAAGATCTTTGCCCATCTCCTCACCTTTGGGCCGACGCCGACGCAGTTGGTCGCATGGCTGTCCAACCCGGATGAGATCGACAAACGTGTGCTCGGAACAGAGATGCAGGCGATGATTGCGAAGGGCGCGCAGCAGCAGCGCAATGGCGTCCTCGCTTCGCTCGGACTGGTAGCTGACAGCCTACGGATGCTGCCCACCAAAGAGCAATCGACGACGACTTGGAGTGCCACAGAGTGGTCCGAGACGCGCAAGGGTTGGATTTTCATTACCTCCAGCGCAACCGAGCGCGAAGCCCTCCGGCCTCTGCACAGCCTTTGGATCGACCTATTGGTTTTGCGGCTCTTAACAGCCCCGCAGGGCACCCAGAAACCAGTGTGGTTTGTCTTGGACGAACTGGCGAGTTTGCAGCGTCTCCCTCAGCTCCATACGGCCATCACAGAGAACCGGAAGAGCCAGAACCCTCTCGTCCTCGGCTTCCAAGGGAAAGCCCAGCTTGAGGTGATCTACGGCCATCTAGCCGAGGTAATGCTCTCGCAGCCAGCCACGAAAATCTTCCTCAAGACCACTGAGCCAAAGGCGGCGGAGTGGGTGTCGAACGCCATCGGAAAGATCGAGATCGAGCGTATGAAGGAGACGCACTTTGACGGTACACGCTCTGGGAAGAACTTCACATTGGACCGCCAAGTGGAGCCTTTGGTCATGGACTCTGAAATCTCAGGACTTGAGAACCGCCATGCGTTTCTCAAGCTGGGAAACCACGTCGCCCGCTTCCATTTCGAGTACATGGACTTGCCTCAAAGGACTCGCGGCTTCGTAGCCCGCGACATGGAAGACGATGCGCTAGGCTTCGATCCACTCACCCTTGTACCGAAGGCTCTACCGGCACGGGAGCTGACAGTTGACCTTGAGGCCGAGGTGCCGAAGGTGAAGCAAGTCGTCTCTCCAAAGGTAGATGATGCCGCCGTGCCGGTGGTTGACGAACCGACCGAAGAGGAACCTGCCGAGGCTGGAACTGTCCCTGATGCTCCAGTGGATTTCAGCGAGGTTGAGAGCGACGAAGGACTCCAGGCAGCCTTTGACTTTGTAGGCCATTAG
- a CDS encoding IS3 family transposase (programmed frameshift) → MARGKKHSPEQVVNLLRQIEVSIANGKTTSLACKEAGITDQTYYRWRKEYGGLQVDQARRLKELEQENAKLKRIVANLSLEKLVLKDIAGGKFLSPERRRCAVNHARQVHGLSERHACLVVQQPRGTQRYRPTQREDEDALTQAIVTLAGQYGRYGYRRITALLRHAGWHVGKDRVERIWRREGLKVPQQQKPRGRLWLNDGSCVRLRPEHVNHVWSYDFVSARTYDGRTVRMLNLIDEHSRESLLVRPERRWSSAKVIEVLADVMVIKGVPQHIRSDNGPEFVARDLRKWLANTGAKTLYIEPGSPWENGYCESFNSKLRDEFLNGEIFYSMKEIRILAERWRIHYNTIRPHSSLSYRPPAPESWQGGTETGYGEVESKVRFPLPHTLDGGYLITKEAALH, encoded by the exons ATGGCACGAGGGAAGAAGCATAGTCCAGAGCAGGTTGTGAACCTGTTACGTCAGATCGAAGTCTCTATTGCGAACGGTAAAACGACGTCGCTCGCGTGCAAGGAAGCGGGGATCACGGACCAGACTTACTACCGTTGGCGTAAGGAGTATGGCGGGCTGCAGGTGGATCAAGCGCGGCGGCTGAAGGAACTGGAACAGGAGAACGCGAAGTTGAAGCGCATCGTGGCCAACCTCAGCCTCGAGAAGCTGGTGCTGAAGGACATCGCGG GAGGGAAATTTCTAAGCCCTGAGCGACGTCGCTGTGCGGTGAACCATGCGCGACAGGTGCATGGGCTGAGCGAGCGGCATGCGTGCCTTGTGGTGCAACAGCCACGTGGCACGCAGCGCTACCGCCCGACACAGCGCGAGGACGAAGATGCTCTCACCCAGGCCATCGTGACCCTAGCTGGTCAGTATGGCCGCTATGGTTATCGCCGCATTACAGCTCTGCTCAGACACGCAGGCTGGCATGTCGGCAAGGACCGGGTGGAGAGAATCTGGCGTCGCGAGGGGCTGAAAGTTCCACAACAGCAGAAGCCAAGAGGCCGGTTGTGGTTGAACGATGGCTCGTGCGTGCGCTTGCGGCCTGAGCATGTCAACCATGTCTGGAGCTACGACTTCGTGAGCGCTAGGACATACGACGGAAGGACGGTGCGGATGTTGAACCTGATCGATGAGCACAGCCGGGAGAGCCTTCTGGTCCGGCCAGAGCGTCGCTGGTCGAGCGCGAAGGTGATCGAGGTTCTGGCCGACGTGATGGTGATCAAAGGAGTGCCGCAGCATATACGCTCGGACAACGGCCCTGAGTTCGTAGCTCGGGATCTGCGCAAATGGCTTGCGAACACAGGTGCAAAGACACTCTACATCGAACCCGGTTCACCATGGGAGAACGGCTACTGTGAATCGTTCAACTCGAAGCTGCGCGACGAGTTCCTCAACGGGGAGATCTTCTACTCCATGAAGGAGATCAGGATCCTGGCTGAACGATGGAGGATCCACTACAACACCATCCGGCCTCACTCCTCGTTGAGCTATCGGCCGCCAGCGCCAGAGTCGTGGCAGGGCGGAACTGAAACAGGGTATGGAGAAGTGGAAAGCAAAGTGCGCTTCCCACTTCCCCACACCCTCGACGGCGGCTACTTGATCACAAAAGAAGCTGCGCTACACTGA